In one Kitasatospora cineracea genomic region, the following are encoded:
- the nagA gene encoding N-acetylglucosamine-6-phosphate deacetylase: MTADRTALAGARLVLPGGVIDAGRVSVEGARIAGLGGEVEPGDLDLTGYTVVPGFVDLHVHGGGGASYASGIAEEALTAARTHLEHGTTTTMASTVTGEIDEVCRQAAVLSELVEDGVLAGIHFEGPFISHNRCGAHRPDLLRDPDPALVRKLADAGRGHTKMFTLAPELPGGLESVRMLSDLGIIAAVGHTDSDYEVTLRAIDAGATVATHLFNAMPGIQHRAPGPIVALLEDERVTVELVNDGIHLHPSVVELAYGTAGAERVALITDAMGAAGMGDGLYPLGPLQVRVEDGVARLVEGGSIAGSTLTLDVAFRRAVTVLGLSLNQAVTSLSTVPARLLGLGDTIGTLEAGKNADLVVLDSDSYELAAVMRRGEWIVGADRFARAGNPA; the protein is encoded by the coding sequence GTGACCGCGGACCGTACTGCACTGGCCGGAGCCCGACTGGTCCTGCCCGGCGGGGTGATCGACGCGGGCCGGGTCTCCGTCGAGGGCGCCCGCATCGCGGGCCTCGGCGGCGAGGTGGAACCGGGCGACCTCGACCTCACCGGGTACACCGTCGTCCCCGGCTTCGTCGACCTGCACGTGCACGGCGGCGGCGGCGCCTCGTACGCCTCCGGCATCGCCGAGGAGGCGCTCACCGCCGCCCGCACGCACCTGGAGCACGGCACCACCACGACGATGGCCTCCACCGTCACCGGCGAGATCGACGAGGTCTGCCGCCAGGCGGCGGTGCTCTCCGAACTCGTCGAGGACGGCGTGCTGGCCGGCATCCACTTCGAGGGCCCGTTCATCTCGCACAACCGGTGCGGCGCCCACCGCCCCGACCTGCTGCGCGACCCGGACCCGGCACTGGTGCGCAAGCTCGCCGACGCGGGCCGCGGCCACACGAAGATGTTCACCCTGGCCCCGGAGCTGCCCGGCGGCCTGGAGTCGGTGCGGATGCTGTCCGACCTCGGCATCATCGCCGCCGTCGGCCACACCGACTCCGACTACGAGGTCACCCTGCGGGCGATCGACGCCGGCGCCACCGTGGCCACCCACCTGTTCAACGCGATGCCGGGCATCCAGCACCGCGCCCCCGGCCCGATCGTCGCCCTGCTGGAGGACGAGCGGGTCACCGTCGAGCTGGTCAACGACGGCATCCACCTGCACCCCTCGGTGGTCGAACTCGCCTACGGCACGGCCGGCGCCGAGCGCGTCGCGCTGATCACCGACGCGATGGGCGCGGCCGGCATGGGCGACGGCCTGTACCCGCTCGGCCCGCTCCAGGTCCGGGTCGAGGACGGCGTGGCCCGCCTGGTCGAGGGCGGCTCCATCGCCGGCTCCACCCTCACCCTGGACGTCGCCTTCCGGCGCGCCGTCACCGTCCTAGGCCTGTCCCTGAACCAGGCCGTCACCTCGCTGTCCACCGTCCCCGCCCGCCTGCTGGGGCTGGGCGACACCATCGGCACCCTGGAGGCCGGAAAGAACGCCGACCTGGTCGTCCTCGACTCCGACAGCTACGAACTCGCCGCGGTGATGCGCCGCGGCGAGTGGATCGTCGGCGCGGACCGCTTCGCCCGGGCCGGCAACCCGGCCTGA
- a CDS encoding class II fructose-bisphosphate aldolase, protein MPLARTFDLLAAAVAERRGLPAFNVITLEHAEAIAAGAEAAGTPVVLQLSQNAVAYRGGRLLPIARACAEVAAAARVPVSLHLDHVEDTDLLRAAPGAGFSSVMFDASALPHDENVKATAEATAWAHRHGLHLEAELGRVGGKDGEPPLGAHAPGARTDPAEAARYVAETAVDALAVAVGSAHAMTTRTAALDHALIRELAAAVPVPLVLHGSSGVPDDALAAAVAAGMVKINIGTALNLACTPAVRAHLAAHPAATDPRAYLTAARDAMTATVEHLARVVSARA, encoded by the coding sequence TTGCCGCTCGCCCGCACCTTCGACCTGCTCGCCGCCGCCGTCGCCGAACGCCGCGGCCTGCCCGCCTTCAACGTGATCACCCTGGAGCACGCCGAGGCCATCGCCGCCGGCGCCGAGGCGGCCGGCACGCCCGTGGTCCTCCAGCTCAGCCAGAACGCCGTCGCCTACCGCGGCGGCCGGCTGCTGCCGATCGCCCGCGCCTGCGCCGAGGTCGCCGCCGCCGCCCGCGTCCCGGTCTCGCTGCACCTCGACCACGTCGAGGACACCGACCTGCTGCGGGCCGCCCCCGGCGCCGGGTTCTCCTCGGTGATGTTCGACGCCTCCGCGCTCCCGCACGACGAGAACGTCAAGGCCACCGCCGAGGCCACCGCCTGGGCGCACCGCCACGGCCTTCACCTGGAGGCCGAACTCGGCCGGGTCGGCGGCAAGGACGGCGAGCCCCCGCTCGGCGCGCACGCCCCCGGCGCCCGCACCGACCCGGCCGAGGCCGCCCGCTACGTCGCCGAGACCGCCGTCGACGCACTGGCCGTCGCGGTCGGCTCCGCGCACGCGATGACCACCCGCACCGCCGCCCTGGACCACGCCCTGATCCGCGAACTGGCCGCCGCCGTCCCCGTCCCGCTGGTCCTGCACGGCAGCTCCGGCGTCCCCGACGACGCCCTGGCCGCGGCGGTCGCCGCCGGCATGGTGAAGATCAACATCGGCACGGCGCTCAACCTCGCCTGCACCCCGGCCGTCCGCGCCCACCTGGCCGCCCACCCCGCCGCCACCGACCCGCGCGCCTACCTGACCGCGGCCCGCGACGCGATGACGGCCACCGTCGAACACCTGGCCCGGGTGGTCTCCGCCCGGGCCT